A DNA window from Candidatus Protochlamydia naegleriophila contains the following coding sequences:
- a CDS encoding alpha/beta hydrolase family protein: protein MFFSRSIFKIIVFPLLALALLNGELTARWTPVDMMHLKMIREVQLSPDKQTALVVVSEASINAEQDAYVSRIYQINVNNRKAEALTAPNCQSMQPRWSPDGSSIAYLSDYSGIKTLYLLRRPHAFALALDLKKDIQTFRWSPDGRYIAFVATDKKNVQTPPPKSSAFDYEEDLAVNRLWIIDLLSERPISKALTNDTYSVRGCGDFGTINEEFDWSPDSRSIIFAYSPSCKFDDFYVESHLARVDVVTQAVTQLKKHARHESLPRFSPDGKWIALLASEPGHLYAFNRYAAIRSADDQEERRLAPTTNEGPFLAGPNLLGWSLDCQSIWLIEPVGTSFQLVRLGIDGKQVDSLSSDLMIKDPSLSSDGKTIAFTGQTTNKPPEAYIATLPKLQPVQLSQFNQPFLNYPSIHTESIHWQSNDGKSIEGLLTYPSNYQKGKRYPLLLVVHGGPMAFFDQTYLGMPYPYPLASLAEAGFIILRPNPRGSCGYGKAFRCLNYGDWGGKDFEDLMTGVDAVIERGMGDPERLGIMGWSYGGYMTAWAITQTNRFKAASIGAGLSNLASMSGTTDLHRFLQDYLGPFWEQPALYQQRSPIYHVKKVETPCLIQHGLSDRRVPVAQAIEYYHALKTEHKPSKLILYPRMGHHFTEPSQQIDLMERNLEWFTSHLLN, encoded by the coding sequence ATGTTTTTCTCTCGATCCATTTTTAAAATTATAGTCTTTCCCCTCTTAGCCTTAGCCCTGCTCAATGGAGAGCTCACGGCAAGGTGGACTCCGGTTGACATGATGCACCTTAAAATGATTAGGGAGGTCCAACTGTCCCCGGACAAACAAACAGCGCTTGTTGTTGTTTCAGAAGCAAGCATCAATGCAGAACAAGACGCATACGTCTCGCGCATTTATCAGATTAACGTAAACAACCGCAAAGCAGAGGCCTTGACTGCGCCTAATTGCCAATCCATGCAGCCTCGCTGGTCTCCAGACGGCTCTTCGATAGCTTATTTGTCTGACTACTCAGGCATCAAGACCCTCTATCTACTGCGTCGCCCCCACGCTTTTGCTCTAGCATTAGATCTAAAAAAAGATATTCAAACATTTCGATGGTCTCCAGATGGCCGCTACATCGCCTTTGTCGCGACAGACAAGAAAAATGTTCAAACACCCCCTCCAAAAAGCTCAGCCTTTGACTACGAAGAAGACCTAGCCGTCAATCGACTCTGGATTATCGATCTCCTCAGCGAGCGGCCTATCTCAAAAGCTTTGACGAATGATACTTATTCTGTAAGGGGTTGTGGCGATTTCGGAACGATTAATGAAGAATTTGACTGGTCTCCCGATAGCCGATCGATCATTTTTGCCTATTCTCCCTCTTGCAAGTTTGACGATTTTTATGTCGAAAGCCATTTAGCACGAGTTGATGTCGTCACACAGGCTGTTACCCAACTTAAGAAGCATGCCCGACATGAATCTCTGCCCCGATTTTCGCCCGATGGCAAGTGGATCGCTCTTCTAGCATCCGAGCCGGGCCATCTTTATGCATTCAACCGCTATGCAGCCATTCGCTCGGCGGATGATCAAGAAGAGCGCCGGCTTGCCCCAACTACAAATGAAGGCCCTTTTTTAGCAGGGCCTAATCTATTGGGATGGAGCCTTGACTGCCAATCAATCTGGCTCATTGAGCCAGTAGGAACAAGCTTTCAACTCGTCCGTTTAGGCATTGATGGTAAGCAGGTTGATAGTCTATCTTCTGATTTAATGATTAAAGATCCCTCCCTCAGCTCCGATGGAAAAACCATCGCGTTCACTGGTCAGACAACGAATAAGCCACCAGAAGCTTATATTGCAACTCTTCCAAAGCTTCAACCCGTTCAACTCTCTCAGTTTAATCAACCCTTTTTAAATTATCCTTCGATCCATACAGAGAGCATTCATTGGCAATCCAATGATGGAAAAAGCATTGAAGGGCTGCTGACATATCCAAGCAACTATCAAAAGGGAAAACGATACCCCCTACTTTTAGTCGTTCATGGCGGACCCATGGCATTTTTTGATCAAACGTATCTAGGCATGCCTTATCCCTATCCTCTGGCTTCACTTGCCGAAGCTGGATTTATCATTTTACGCCCCAATCCACGAGGATCTTGCGGCTACGGCAAAGCTTTTCGTTGTCTTAATTACGGCGATTGGGGTGGAAAAGATTTTGAAGATCTCATGACAGGCGTCGATGCCGTCATTGAAAGAGGAATGGGCGATCCGGAACGGCTCGGCATCATGGGATGGAGCTATGGAGGCTACATGACAGCCTGGGCCATTACACAGACCAATCGTTTTAAAGCCGCATCGATCGGAGCCGGCCTTAGCAACCTCGCAAGCATGTCTGGTACGACAGATTTACATCGCTTTCTACAAGACTATCTAGGCCCTTTTTGGGAACAACCAGCCCTTTATCAGCAACGCTCTCCAATTTATCACGTCAAAAAAGTCGAAACTCCCTGCTTGATTCAGCATGGCCTGAGCGATAGGAGAGTTCCTGTAGCTCAAGCTATCGAGTATTACCATGCCTTAAAGACCGAACATAAACCCTCTAAGCTCATCCTCTATCCACGCATGGGACATCACTTCACCGAACCTTCGCAACAGATTGATCTGATGGAAAGAAATTTAGAGTGGTTTACAAGCCACTTACTAAATTAA
- a CDS encoding NUDIX hydrolase — MSETSNRSTIRNLVLALHPFDRQEREHIDFTIQWIDSGAGLFRLAKPAYPPIHLVSYFVIVDPEIDEFLLVDHKNAMLWLPPGGHVEPDEHPAAAVEREVMEELGIAANFFIRDPLFLTVTETVGSLESHTDISLWYVLKSKKGMEFNYDREEFEKIAWFKSEHIPYAQSDPHLKRFMHKWQNHFLSISVS, encoded by the coding sequence ATGTCTGAAACCTCTAATCGCTCGACTATTCGCAACCTTGTCTTAGCCCTTCATCCTTTTGATCGTCAAGAAAGAGAGCACATCGACTTCACCATCCAATGGATCGACTCTGGTGCGGGTCTCTTTCGTCTAGCCAAACCGGCCTATCCGCCCATTCATTTAGTTTCCTATTTTGTGATCGTTGATCCCGAAATAGATGAGTTTTTACTCGTCGACCATAAGAATGCAATGCTTTGGCTTCCGCCAGGCGGCCATGTGGAACCAGACGAGCATCCCGCAGCCGCCGTTGAAAGAGAAGTCATGGAAGAGTTGGGCATTGCTGCCAATTTCTTCATTCGAGACCCCCTTTTTTTGACCGTTACAGAGACGGTAGGTTCTCTAGAGAGCCACACCGACATTTCTCTTTGGTATGTCTTGAAAAGCAAAAAAGGGATGGAGTTTAATTATGATAGGGAAGAATTTGAAAAAATAGCCTGGTTTAAGTCGGAACATATTCCCTATGCTCAATCTGATCCGCACCTTAAACGATTCATGCATAAATGGCAGAATCACTTTCTCTCCATTAGCGTTTCATGA
- the map gene encoding type II methionyl aminopeptidase — translation MNKSYKQNFIRAGELAGQVRSFGKALIKAGASYSEVLHKIRHKIFELGAIPAFPPQIALNEVAAHFLLRPNEDIVFSDQVVKLDVGVCYQGAIGDCAVTIDLSGKHQKLVDAAEAALLQAEQIVKVGLPIREIGRVIEETIKSHGFRSIKNLSGHGLGPYKIHTSPTIPNYDDYSKGVIKPGMTFAIEPFATDGSGLIYEEGRAAIFSLLSTRPPRSETARLLLTKIRTFNGLPFATHDLLDGKTPLLQVELGLAELLKSGSIAGYGPLIEEKGGLVAQAENSVLVDEDGQVTITTRALTP, via the coding sequence ATGAATAAGAGTTATAAGCAAAATTTTATCCGGGCCGGAGAGCTTGCGGGCCAGGTTCGATCATTTGGAAAAGCATTAATTAAGGCTGGTGCGTCCTATTCCGAGGTATTGCACAAGATTAGGCATAAGATTTTTGAATTAGGGGCTATCCCTGCATTTCCGCCCCAAATAGCTTTAAATGAAGTGGCCGCCCACTTCTTATTGCGGCCCAATGAAGATATCGTGTTTTCTGATCAGGTGGTCAAACTCGACGTTGGCGTGTGCTATCAAGGTGCTATTGGTGATTGTGCTGTCACGATCGATCTATCTGGCAAGCATCAGAAGTTAGTCGACGCAGCCGAGGCAGCGCTTCTGCAAGCCGAACAAATTGTTAAAGTAGGCCTGCCCATCAGAGAAATTGGCCGTGTGATTGAAGAGACGATTAAATCACATGGCTTTCGATCCATTAAGAACTTATCCGGGCATGGATTGGGCCCTTATAAAATTCACACGTCGCCAACCATTCCCAATTATGACGACTATTCCAAGGGAGTCATTAAGCCGGGAATGACATTTGCCATCGAACCCTTTGCGACGGATGGTTCTGGACTGATCTATGAAGAGGGGAGGGCAGCCATTTTTTCTTTGCTTTCCACTCGTCCACCCCGGTCGGAGACGGCTCGCTTACTGTTAACTAAGATCAGAACATTTAATGGCCTTCCTTTTGCAACGCATGATTTACTAGACGGTAAGACGCCGCTTTTGCAGGTCGAATTGGGGCTCGCAGAACTGCTCAAATCCGGATCTATTGCCGGTTATGGCCCTTTGATCGAAGAAAAAGGAGGCCTTGTTGCTCAAGCCGAAAATTCGGTTTTGGTCGATGAGGATGGCCAGGTGACCATTACGACTCGTGCTCTAACGCCTTAA
- a CDS encoding peptide chain release factor family protein, whose translation MSREKIILPELDDDLLAECEIQTFRSSGSGGQHVNVTDSAVRLIHLPTGLVVVSQSQRRQYLNKQECLSKLRQLVDKLNYRKPKRIPTKPSKSVKRGNAEKKIKHSQKKSLRKPPRLD comes from the coding sequence ATGTCAAGAGAAAAAATTATTCTACCTGAACTAGATGATGACCTATTGGCCGAGTGTGAAATTCAAACTTTTCGGTCAAGCGGAAGCGGCGGGCAACATGTAAATGTGACTGATAGCGCGGTTCGTTTGATTCACTTGCCAACGGGTCTTGTAGTTGTCAGTCAAAGCCAGCGGCGTCAGTATTTAAACAAGCAAGAGTGTTTGAGCAAGTTAAGGCAATTAGTCGATAAGCTCAATTATCGAAAACCCAAACGGATTCCCACCAAGCCCTCAAAATCGGTAAAAAGAGGCAATGCCGAAAAGAAAATCAAGCATTCACAAAAAAAGAGTCTGCGCAAGCCTCCCCGGCTCGATTGA
- a CDS encoding efflux transporter outer membrane subunit, whose protein sequence is MSRIGLAGCLSLILSSCVLHAPYRQPCMEMPQEWRTPSDDTSTTINARWWEEMKDPVLDALIVEALENNKDLFAALARIAEFRARLGIVRSQFYPQINGAAMASRQRTPSALLGFGGGNGGSSTSSSAGSGQQPILPDLASLFPTPSPYSNTYSLILDAAYELDLWGRVYSASEAALADLLGEVEARRALILSIVSAVAEGYIQLRQYDQQLLISKQTTESRKQSYDLAVLRFEGGLTSELEVKQAASEVDEAAAEVIRLEVLIPLQENLISILVGHSPRDIERGLAIDQWPEPLQVPAGLPSDLLEQRPDILQAEQALIAANARIGEARAEYFPNISLTGNYGSESLELHQLFTSPARTWQYAANLLQPIFTGGRISSTVDLAKAQKAFAYYNYQQTILNAFKEVDDALVSHQKSKELVIVQKDSVAVLKDYLRLAQLQYDNGQTDYLSVLDAERKLFAAQLALAQAQADVFLTLVNLYKALGGGWVIDAENLSKEVCAEDS, encoded by the coding sequence ATGTCTAGAATAGGATTAGCAGGCTGCTTATCGCTCATTTTGAGCTCATGCGTTCTCCATGCTCCCTATCGTCAGCCATGCATGGAAATGCCGCAAGAATGGCGTACGCCGAGCGATGACACATCGACTACCATCAATGCTAGGTGGTGGGAAGAGATGAAAGATCCTGTTTTAGATGCGCTCATTGTAGAAGCTCTTGAAAACAATAAAGATCTATTTGCGGCTCTTGCCCGCATAGCCGAATTTCGCGCCCGTTTAGGCATTGTGCGTTCGCAATTTTATCCTCAAATTAACGGGGCTGCAATGGCTTCCAGGCAGCGTACCCCCTCAGCCTTGCTTGGATTTGGCGGCGGCAATGGAGGGAGTTCTACAAGTAGCAGTGCTGGCAGCGGCCAACAGCCAATCTTGCCCGACTTGGCAAGCTTGTTTCCAACTCCTTCTCCCTACAGCAACACCTATAGCCTAATTCTGGATGCTGCTTATGAATTAGATCTATGGGGGCGCGTTTATAGCGCCTCGGAAGCGGCTCTTGCTGATCTTTTAGGAGAAGTAGAAGCCAGAAGAGCGCTCATTTTATCAATTGTAAGCGCGGTTGCAGAGGGCTACATTCAACTTCGACAATACGACCAACAGCTGTTGATCTCAAAGCAAACCACGGAGTCTAGAAAGCAGTCTTATGATCTTGCTGTCTTGCGCTTTGAAGGAGGACTTACATCGGAACTGGAGGTTAAGCAAGCGGCATCCGAAGTGGATGAAGCTGCAGCTGAGGTAATTCGATTAGAGGTCTTAATTCCTTTACAGGAAAATTTAATTAGCATTTTAGTTGGTCATAGCCCAAGAGATATTGAAAGAGGATTGGCGATCGATCAATGGCCCGAACCTTTACAAGTTCCTGCGGGTTTACCCTCCGATCTGCTTGAGCAGCGTCCCGATATTTTACAAGCCGAACAAGCGCTGATTGCTGCCAATGCGCGCATTGGAGAAGCGAGAGCGGAGTACTTCCCCAATATTAGTTTGACAGGCAACTATGGATCGGAAAGTCTAGAGTTGCATCAACTCTTTACTTCGCCTGCCAGAACTTGGCAGTATGCCGCTAATCTTTTACAGCCCATTTTTACAGGAGGGCGGATTTCGAGTACGGTAGACTTAGCCAAGGCTCAAAAGGCCTTTGCCTACTATAACTACCAGCAAACGATTTTAAATGCCTTTAAAGAGGTAGATGATGCGCTGGTTTCTCATCAGAAATCTAAAGAACTTGTCATTGTCCAAAAAGATAGCGTTGCGGTTTTAAAAGATTATTTGCGTCTGGCCCAACTTCAGTATGATAATGGTCAAACAGATTATCTGAGCGTCCTCGATGCAGAGCGCAAGCTGTTTGCAGCGCAACTGGCTTTAGCTCAAGCCCAGGCCGACGTCTTTTTGACACTGGTCAACCTCTATAAGGCTTTAGGTGGGGGATGGGTGATTGATGCAGAAAACTTGAGTAAGGAAGTGTGTGCAGAAGATTCATGA
- a CDS encoding HIT domain-containing protein: MTFELHSNLRSKAPITILPLCQVLLEDNLHYPWLIVVPQRPHISRLMDLNALDQMQLIKELDCAQKILWEMFFPSQLNVAAIGNKTPQLHVHVIARFQTDPAWPGTVWDHPARTPYAAFQKEELIGKLKEQFDLISF; the protein is encoded by the coding sequence ATGACCTTTGAACTACACTCAAACTTAAGGAGCAAGGCTCCTATCACCATCCTTCCTTTGTGCCAAGTCCTCTTAGAAGACAACCTCCATTACCCATGGCTCATTGTAGTTCCGCAGCGCCCACACATCTCTCGTTTGATGGATCTAAACGCGCTCGATCAAATGCAACTCATCAAAGAGCTCGACTGTGCGCAAAAAATTCTATGGGAGATGTTTTTCCCTTCCCAACTCAATGTCGCTGCCATCGGCAATAAGACTCCTCAACTACATGTCCACGTCATAGCCCGCTTTCAAACAGATCCTGCCTGGCCTGGCACTGTTTGGGACCATCCTGCCCGCACCCCTTATGCAGCTTTTCAAAAAGAAGAGCTGATTGGAAAGCTAAAAGAACAATTCGATCTAATCAGCTTCTGA
- a CDS encoding efflux RND transporter periplasmic adaptor subunit — translation MIGKGNFFYGILTASLWLVACEKEAAKTPHIPPTEVSIKEVQPQTVPAVYEFVGVAQSSHVVEIRARIEGYLDKIAYTEGTFVQKGDLLFQIDPRPFEAALDRAHAQLAREEAILWDAKRAVERYRPLYEQKAASLRDLDNAVSHQLASEADVQAAKAQVTEAELNLGYTSIYAPVGGQAGQANYREGALISPSQDKMATLSVIDPIWINFSVSEGAILKSQKSIAQGRLKFPPNDDFTVQVVLADQTVFPEAGRVNFASPTYDQKTGTMMIRAVLPNRHSILRPGQFVRVRLLGAVRPDAIVVPQKAVLQSQKGMFVFIVNDENEAVMQPIEPGAWEQDNWVIDAGLKPGDRVIVEGVNKLRPGAKVVIKKDPLVGTAS, via the coding sequence ATGATTGGAAAAGGCAATTTCTTTTATGGGATATTAACTGCTAGTTTATGGCTTGTCGCTTGCGAAAAAGAGGCAGCCAAGACACCGCACATTCCACCGACAGAGGTTTCGATTAAAGAGGTACAACCGCAAACTGTGCCGGCTGTTTACGAATTTGTCGGAGTGGCTCAAAGCTCCCATGTCGTTGAGATTCGCGCCCGAATCGAAGGCTATTTGGATAAAATCGCCTACACCGAAGGGACATTTGTCCAAAAAGGGGACCTTTTATTTCAAATCGATCCCCGCCCTTTTGAGGCCGCGCTTGACAGAGCTCATGCACAACTCGCTCGAGAGGAGGCGATTTTATGGGATGCAAAGCGTGCCGTGGAGCGTTATCGGCCTCTTTATGAGCAAAAGGCAGCTAGTTTGAGAGATCTCGACAATGCAGTCTCTCATCAACTTGCCTCAGAAGCCGATGTTCAAGCAGCTAAGGCTCAAGTGACTGAAGCTGAACTTAATTTAGGCTATACCAGCATTTATGCTCCAGTTGGTGGGCAGGCAGGGCAAGCCAATTATCGAGAAGGCGCTCTCATTTCTCCTAGCCAAGATAAAATGGCGACGCTATCTGTCATCGATCCTATCTGGATTAATTTTAGCGTGTCTGAAGGAGCTATTTTAAAAAGCCAGAAATCGATTGCACAAGGAAGGCTGAAGTTTCCTCCAAATGATGATTTTACAGTGCAAGTCGTTTTGGCCGATCAAACAGTCTTTCCAGAGGCCGGCAGGGTTAATTTTGCATCGCCAACCTACGATCAAAAGACTGGTACAATGATGATCCGGGCGGTGCTTCCCAATCGGCACAGCATTTTACGGCCGGGGCAGTTTGTGCGCGTCAGGCTGCTAGGAGCCGTTAGGCCAGATGCGATTGTCGTACCGCAAAAAGCCGTTTTGCAAAGTCAAAAGGGAATGTTTGTCTTCATTGTCAATGACGAGAATGAGGCTGTCATGCAGCCTATAGAGCCTGGTGCTTGGGAACAAGATAATTGGGTGATTGATGCAGGGCTAAAGCCTGGCGATAGAGTCATTGTTGAAGGAGTAAATAAACTCCGACCGGGCGCTAAAGTCGTCATCAAGAAAGATCCTTTAGTGGGAACTGCCTCATGA
- a CDS encoding sulfite exporter TauE/SafE family protein — protein MIFALCGALAIGLSLGLLGSGGSILTVPILVFVMQRPDKLAVAESLAIVGSVALAGAIPYAVRGQIHWKTVLIFGLSGVLGSYAGACIAHYLSGRTQLILFGTVMIVAAAMMVKDRKWIESTSHVQHPIWLIMLEGFLIGSLTGCIGVGGGFIIVPALVLLVNLPMYLAIGTSLTIIAMNSFTGFVKQFLSLQQSDMQVSWAVIAIFSAIGIVGSLAGGLLARKIPQPRLRKMFGYLMFPLSLYILASAILSEIHQNKPLEHPSVNHIKTASMSDPTNDW, from the coding sequence ATGATATTTGCACTTTGTGGCGCGCTTGCAATAGGATTAAGCTTAGGCTTATTGGGATCGGGGGGATCGATTTTAACCGTTCCGATTCTGGTATTTGTTATGCAGCGGCCTGACAAGCTTGCGGTGGCGGAATCTTTGGCTATTGTGGGGTCGGTTGCCTTGGCTGGAGCCATCCCTTATGCTGTTCGAGGGCAAATCCATTGGAAAACAGTTTTAATATTCGGCTTATCTGGCGTTTTAGGATCTTATGCCGGTGCTTGCATCGCCCACTATCTGAGCGGCCGCACTCAGCTTATTTTATTTGGTACAGTCATGATCGTCGCGGCGGCGATGATGGTCAAAGATAGAAAGTGGATTGAGTCGACAAGCCATGTCCAACATCCCATCTGGTTGATCATGCTGGAAGGGTTTCTAATAGGAAGTCTAACCGGCTGCATTGGCGTGGGCGGCGGTTTTATTATCGTTCCAGCGCTCGTCTTGCTTGTCAATCTTCCTATGTATTTAGCAATCGGAACAAGTTTGACCATCATTGCTATGAATTCATTTACAGGTTTTGTTAAACAGTTTCTGTCGCTTCAGCAGTCGGACATGCAGGTTAGCTGGGCGGTTATTGCGATTTTTTCTGCAATCGGCATAGTTGGAAGCCTGGCAGGCGGCCTTTTAGCGAGAAAAATTCCTCAGCCTCGTTTGCGAAAAATGTTTGGTTACTTGATGTTTCCATTGAGCCTGTATATTTTAGCGAGTGCTATTTTATCGGAAATACATCAGAATAAGCCTCTCGAGCACCCAAGTGTGAATCATATAAAAACAGCTAGTATGAGTGATCCAACAAATGATTGGTGA
- a CDS encoding TIGR01459 family HAD-type hydrolase, whose translation MASNFSIFPNLASIASPFKGILLDAYGVFWAGGTTGVYPGAKEAMEQLISEGKIVGILSNSTQRVEKEKAKFRFHGLFEGEHYHFLITSGEVATQMFREEQLPFKTPHKKYWLHDRPHPNYSSPHLLFSETAYSEAKKIEEADFIYVTIPHLNGEDQIDPLVFQDTILHLKRSGLPMVCANPDRFAHEGAPPRPVVRQGSIAALYEEAGGEVCYIGKPSPPVYRRALARFHELGIGAATDILMVGDTPETDSRGAHGVGMPCALVTQTGILSERIKQSGIEKAIEQFEPDDYPNFFIERLANHDL comes from the coding sequence ATGGCCTCCAATTTTTCCATTTTTCCGAATTTAGCTTCAATTGCCTCCCCTTTTAAAGGCATTTTACTTGACGCCTATGGAGTTTTTTGGGCTGGCGGTACTACGGGGGTCTATCCAGGAGCCAAAGAAGCCATGGAGCAGCTCATCAGCGAAGGGAAAATTGTCGGCATCCTTTCCAATTCAACTCAACGGGTCGAAAAGGAAAAGGCCAAATTCCGTTTTCACGGCCTTTTTGAAGGAGAGCACTATCACTTTTTAATTACATCGGGAGAAGTCGCCACGCAAATGTTTCGCGAGGAGCAGCTTCCCTTTAAAACGCCTCATAAAAAGTACTGGCTTCACGATCGCCCCCATCCCAACTATTCATCGCCTCACCTCCTTTTTAGTGAAACAGCCTACTCAGAAGCGAAGAAGATCGAAGAAGCCGATTTCATTTACGTAACAATTCCCCATCTGAATGGAGAAGATCAAATTGACCCCCTCGTCTTTCAAGACACAATTTTGCACTTAAAGCGATCAGGTCTTCCTATGGTCTGCGCCAATCCCGACCGCTTTGCCCATGAAGGCGCCCCCCCTCGGCCTGTTGTGCGTCAAGGAAGTATTGCAGCGCTTTATGAAGAAGCGGGAGGCGAAGTGTGTTATATTGGAAAGCCCTCTCCTCCTGTTTATCGAAGAGCCCTTGCCCGCTTTCATGAGTTAGGTATAGGCGCAGCCACAGATATTTTGATGGTAGGAGACACACCAGAGACAGACAGCCGAGGCGCACATGGAGTGGGAATGCCCTGTGCACTTGTGACTCAAACAGGAATCTTGTCGGAAAGAATCAAGCAGAGCGGGATCGAAAAAGCAATAGAGCAATTTGAACCAGACGACTACCCAAACTTTTTCATTGAGCGGCTGGCCAATCATGACCTTTGA